One window of Hymenobacter sp. BRD128 genomic DNA carries:
- a CDS encoding 3-oxoacyl-ACP synthase, with protein MSEFLPPKTAFHAACLAYLQLRLDAARAGMAAAQESSNSETKSSAGDKYETGREMAQQERDRHAQQLHEAQKLLADLQKINPELASDAVRLGALASTSLGLFYVSISAGRLATAEGQAFVAVSPAAPILAALAGKRAGDEVLFNGKKVRVEAVS; from the coding sequence ATGAGCGAATTTCTGCCTCCCAAAACTGCCTTTCACGCCGCCTGCCTGGCCTACCTGCAGCTGCGCCTCGACGCGGCCCGCGCGGGCATGGCCGCTGCGCAGGAGTCGTCCAATTCTGAAACCAAGAGCAGCGCGGGCGACAAGTACGAAACCGGCCGCGAGATGGCCCAGCAGGAGCGCGACCGCCACGCCCAGCAGCTGCACGAGGCCCAAAAGCTGCTGGCCGACTTGCAAAAAATCAACCCTGAACTGGCTAGCGATGCCGTGCGGCTTGGGGCGCTGGCCAGCACTAGTTTGGGGCTGTTTTACGTCAGCATCAGCGCGGGGCGGCTAGCCACGGCCGAGGGGCAGGCGTTTGTGGCCGTGTCGCCAGCCGCGCCAATACTGGCGGCGCTGGCCGGCAAGCGGGCGGGCGACGAGGTGCTGTTTAATGGAAAAAAGGTGCGGGTCGAGGCCGTAAGCTAG
- a CDS encoding glycoside hydrolase family 97 protein yields the protein MLRSVLLLVAGWLLATSAFAQKLLTLRSPDGQLTYRFRLTPQAPVYAVDFQGKPVVVASPLGLVFQQGGAWGAGLQLVSAQASATDNFYTLQVGKASRVRNHYRQLVIALREKAGLGRQVNLVVRAFDDGLAFRYEFPAQKNWPAYVLTDENSTFRLAGDPTLLTLFRPNYTTSHEGFYSRLPLSQVRADTLLDMPTLAQYPGGPYLAITEAALRDYAGMYLARHAGVLTSRLSPLPGQTAVKVRAALPHRSPWRVLLLGQRVGTLLESNIITSLNEPPSQDFSWLKPGKSDFHWWNGDILPDTIFPPGRSFEFNQYYIDFCARHGIEYHSVIGYGNAAWYQNDGEGYAPGPHTDVTKPVPGLDMQRLGDYAKSQGVGLRVWVHWQPFYAQLDKALAQFEAWGVQGMMVDFMDRDDQQMVNMQEEMLRKAAQHHIHIQFHGAFKPTGLSRTYPNELTREGTLNYENNKWGPAMPPDHDINMPFTRLLAGPTDYHLGGFRAVPPTQFRPQYTRPLMVGTRAHMLAMYVVLESYLTMVCDYPTAYEGQPGFDFIRALPTVWDETRVPLAEVAQYVCIARRKGTDWFVGALNNSQPRTLSLKLDFLPPGEYQASFWADAPDVATQPNHLLQKTLTVTRQTALPLDLASGGGQVVALKKIR from the coding sequence ATGCTCCGCTCTGTCCTCCTGCTAGTAGCCGGTTGGCTACTGGCTACCAGCGCCTTCGCCCAAAAATTGCTTACCCTGCGCTCGCCCGATGGGCAGCTGACCTACCGCTTCCGCCTCACGCCCCAGGCGCCGGTGTACGCGGTAGATTTTCAGGGCAAGCCGGTGGTGGTGGCGTCGCCGCTGGGGCTGGTATTTCAGCAGGGTGGGGCGTGGGGCGCGGGCCTGCAACTAGTGAGCGCCCAGGCTTCGGCAACGGATAATTTTTATACCCTGCAAGTGGGCAAGGCTAGCCGGGTGCGCAATCACTACCGCCAGCTAGTCATTGCGTTGCGGGAAAAAGCGGGGCTGGGGCGGCAGGTGAATCTAGTGGTGCGGGCCTTCGACGATGGCCTGGCCTTTCGCTACGAGTTTCCGGCGCAAAAGAACTGGCCTGCCTACGTGCTGACCGACGAGAACTCGACCTTCCGGCTGGCCGGCGACCCGACGCTGCTCACGTTGTTTCGGCCCAATTATACCACCTCGCACGAAGGGTTTTATAGCCGCCTGCCGCTGAGCCAGGTGCGGGCCGATACGCTCCTGGACATGCCCACGCTGGCACAATACCCCGGTGGGCCGTACCTGGCCATTACGGAGGCAGCCCTGCGCGACTACGCGGGCATGTACCTGGCCAGACACGCGGGCGTGCTGACCAGCCGCCTCTCGCCGCTGCCGGGCCAAACTGCCGTGAAAGTGCGCGCCGCGCTACCCCACCGCAGTCCCTGGCGGGTGCTGCTGCTGGGCCAGCGGGTGGGCACGCTGCTCGAATCCAACATTATCACCAGTCTCAACGAGCCGCCGAGCCAGGATTTTAGCTGGCTGAAGCCGGGCAAGAGCGATTTTCACTGGTGGAACGGCGACATTCTGCCCGATACCATTTTTCCGCCCGGCCGCAGCTTCGAGTTCAATCAGTACTACATTGATTTTTGCGCCCGGCACGGTATTGAGTATCACTCGGTTATTGGCTACGGCAACGCGGCCTGGTACCAGAACGACGGGGAGGGCTACGCGCCCGGCCCGCACACCGACGTGACCAAACCCGTGCCGGGGCTCGACATGCAGCGCCTCGGCGACTACGCCAAAAGCCAGGGCGTGGGGCTGCGGGTGTGGGTGCACTGGCAGCCATTTTACGCGCAGCTCGATAAGGCACTGGCGCAGTTTGAGGCCTGGGGCGTGCAGGGCATGATGGTCGATTTTATGGACCGCGACGACCAGCAGATGGTAAACATGCAGGAAGAAATGCTGCGCAAAGCGGCGCAGCACCACATCCACATTCAGTTTCACGGCGCGTTTAAGCCTACCGGCCTCAGCCGCACCTACCCCAATGAGCTAACCCGCGAGGGCACGCTCAACTATGAAAACAACAAGTGGGGCCCGGCCATGCCGCCCGACCACGACATCAACATGCCCTTCACGCGCCTGCTGGCCGGGCCCACCGACTACCACCTGGGTGGCTTCCGGGCGGTGCCGCCGACGCAGTTTCGGCCCCAGTACACGCGCCCGCTCATGGTGGGCACCCGCGCCCACATGCTGGCCATGTACGTGGTGCTGGAAAGCTACCTCACGATGGTGTGCGACTACCCGACCGCCTACGAAGGCCAGCCGGGCTTTGACTTCATCCGGGCCTTGCCCACGGTGTGGGATGAAACCCGCGTGCCGCTGGCCGAAGTGGCGCAGTACGTCTGCATTGCCCGCCGCAAGGGCACCGACTGGTTTGTGGGCGCGCTAAACAATAGCCAGCCCCGCACCCTTTCGCTAAAGCTCGATTTCCTGCCCCCCGGTGAGTACCAGGCCAGTTTTTGGGCCGACGCGCCCGATGTAGCTACGCAACCCAACCACCTGCTGCAAAAAACGCTGACAGTGACCCGCCAAACTGCGCTGCCGCTCGACCTGGCCAGTGGCGGCGGGCAGGTAGTAGCGCTAAAAAAAATACGATGA
- a CDS encoding serine hydrolase, producing MLTLPGTPVLAQHAADLLALLQYHHVPGMQLVYTKGTTVQTYSLGVREAGTRQPVTAATIFEAASLGKEMLAYVALRLHDRGLLDLEKPLLSYHDYPRLRGQPRAARITARMALAHTTGLPNWAENPTTPGWRTSALALKYAPDSCWNYSGEGYTLLQKTLEHLTGKSWERLAEEEIFTPLGLKNSSFVWRPAFAAKASAGHDGASQPSPIDHFAEPMWGSVCIQQPRITTAFCRHCAPGGD from the coding sequence TTGCTCACGCTCCCAGGCACACCCGTGCTAGCCCAACACGCGGCCGACCTCTTGGCGCTGCTCCAATACCACCACGTGCCCGGCATGCAACTGGTGTATACTAAAGGCACTACCGTGCAGACCTACAGCCTGGGCGTGCGCGAAGCCGGCACCAGGCAGCCCGTCACGGCCGCTACCATCTTCGAAGCGGCGTCGCTGGGCAAGGAAATGCTGGCCTACGTGGCCCTGCGCCTGCACGACCGCGGCCTGCTCGACCTCGAGAAGCCGCTGTTGAGCTACCACGACTACCCCCGGCTACGCGGCCAGCCCCGCGCCGCCCGCATCACGGCGCGCATGGCGCTGGCGCACACCACGGGCCTGCCCAACTGGGCCGAAAACCCGACGACGCCCGGCTGGAGAACGTCGGCCCTAGCGCTGAAATACGCCCCTGATAGCTGCTGGAACTACTCGGGTGAGGGCTACACGCTGCTGCAAAAAACGCTGGAGCACCTCACCGGCAAGTCGTGGGAACGGCTGGCGGAGGAGGAAATATTCACGCCGCTGGGGCTGAAAAATAGTAGCTTTGTCTGGCGCCCGGCCTTTGCCGCTAAGGCCAGTGCCGGCCACGACGGGGCTAGCCAGCCTTCGCCGATTGACCACTTCGCGGAGCCTATGTGGGGTTCAGTTTGTATTCAACAGCCGAGGATTACAACCGCTTTTTGCAGGCATTGCGCACCGGGCGGGGACTGA
- the polA gene encoding DNA polymerase I, with protein sequence MSEPTPAPAKKLFLLDAFALIYRSHFAFAKNPRVNSKGVNTGAILGFTNTLVEVLLKEKPTHIGVCFDGPKKTFRHEQFAAYKAQRQAMPEDIGIALPYIKQIIKAFHIPILMMEGYEADDVIGTLAQRAEAHGFEVFMMTPDKDYCQLVTEQIKIYRPAFMGNAAEVLDVAHVLQRFEIERVEQVIDILGLQGDASDNIPGIPGIGEKTAKTLIQKYGSVENLIANVDELKGKQQENVRNFAEQGLLSKELATIHVNVPIDFEPESLTLDAPDEAQLRQLFDELEFRQLAARVLGGAGGGSAAPSAGRAPAAPVGRGARRPKVAAPAGQGSLFGEGSAAVVIAAENGEFGPDDAGQEYHGSTRRLEDVPHNYHLVDTPALRKSLLNFLLQQKEVSFDTETTGLNTMTARLVGLSFCWHAGEAYYVPVPSDDAAASQALVDEFRPFFESEQILKIGQNIKYDLLILKNYDVRVAGPFFDTMLAHYLIEPDMRHNMDVLAETYLHYTPVPITDLIGPKGKNQKTMADLNPAAVSDYACEDADVTLQLRHTFEPMLKELGLLGLLNDVENPLVPVLADIEHEGVRIDSNAMGEYSAELQGYISELETQIFQEAGEAFNIGSPKQLGEVLFDRLQIGKGTIKKTKTGQYATGEEILSQLAADNPIAGLILEHRQLTKLRSTYVEALPQLVCTDGRVHTTFNQAVTATGRLSSTNPNLQNIPIRTEKGREIRKAFVPRDAGHILLAADYSQVELRIMADFSGDKTMIEAFRLGQDVHTSTASKVFKVPLSEVDGEMRRKAKTVNFGIIYGISAFGLAQRIGISRKEATDIIDTYFQEFPSVKQFMDDSINRARELEYAETLLKRRRYLRDINSRNATLRGYTERNAINAPIQGTAADIIKMAMINIHDWLREEKLGTKMILQVHDELVFDAVREEVDYVTPKIRELMTTALLLPHGVPLEVEVGTGDNWLKAH encoded by the coding sequence ATGTCCGAACCCACGCCCGCGCCCGCCAAAAAGCTTTTCCTGCTCGACGCTTTTGCCCTCATCTACCGCTCGCATTTTGCCTTCGCCAAGAACCCCCGCGTCAACTCGAAGGGGGTAAACACGGGGGCCATCCTGGGCTTTACCAATACGTTGGTGGAGGTGCTGCTGAAGGAGAAGCCCACCCACATCGGCGTGTGCTTCGATGGGCCGAAGAAAACCTTTCGGCACGAGCAGTTTGCGGCCTACAAGGCGCAGCGCCAAGCCATGCCCGAGGATATTGGTATTGCTCTTCCCTACATTAAGCAGATTATCAAGGCCTTTCACATCCCCATTCTGATGATGGAGGGCTACGAGGCCGACGACGTGATTGGGACGCTAGCGCAGCGGGCCGAGGCCCACGGCTTTGAGGTGTTTATGATGACGCCCGACAAGGACTACTGCCAGCTTGTGACCGAGCAGATTAAAATCTACCGCCCCGCCTTTATGGGCAACGCGGCTGAGGTGCTCGACGTGGCCCACGTGCTCCAGCGCTTTGAGATTGAGCGCGTGGAGCAGGTGATTGATATTCTGGGCCTGCAAGGCGATGCGAGCGACAATATTCCGGGCATTCCGGGCATCGGCGAGAAGACAGCCAAGACGCTGATTCAGAAGTACGGCTCGGTCGAAAACCTGATTGCCAACGTGGATGAGCTCAAAGGCAAGCAGCAGGAAAACGTGCGCAACTTTGCCGAGCAGGGCCTGCTGAGCAAGGAGCTGGCCACGATTCACGTAAATGTGCCCATCGATTTTGAGCCCGAGAGCCTGACGCTGGATGCGCCCGACGAGGCGCAGCTACGGCAGCTGTTCGACGAGCTGGAGTTTCGGCAGCTGGCGGCGCGGGTGCTGGGCGGGGCTGGCGGTGGTAGTGCGGCCCCTAGCGCCGGGCGCGCCCCGGCCGCGCCGGTGGGGCGCGGCGCCCGCCGGCCCAAAGTAGCGGCCCCGGCGGGGCAGGGCTCGTTGTTTGGCGAGGGCAGCGCGGCGGTAGTCATCGCGGCCGAGAACGGCGAGTTTGGCCCCGACGACGCGGGGCAGGAGTACCACGGCAGCACCCGGCGGCTCGAAGACGTGCCGCACAACTACCACTTGGTTGACACGCCTGCGCTGCGTAAGTCGCTGCTAAACTTTCTGTTGCAGCAAAAAGAAGTGAGCTTTGATACCGAAACTACCGGCCTGAACACCATGACGGCGCGGCTGGTGGGCCTGAGCTTCTGCTGGCACGCGGGCGAGGCGTACTACGTGCCCGTGCCCAGCGACGATGCTGCGGCTAGCCAGGCATTGGTAGATGAATTTCGGCCGTTTTTTGAGAGCGAGCAGATTCTGAAAATCGGGCAGAATATTAAGTACGACTTGCTGATTCTCAAAAACTACGATGTGCGGGTGGCCGGGCCGTTCTTCGATACCATGCTGGCGCACTACCTCATCGAGCCCGATATGCGCCACAACATGGACGTGCTGGCCGAAACCTACCTGCACTATACGCCGGTGCCCATCACCGACCTCATCGGGCCGAAGGGGAAAAACCAGAAAACGATGGCCGACCTCAACCCGGCCGCCGTGAGCGACTACGCCTGCGAAGACGCCGACGTGACCTTGCAGCTGCGCCACACCTTCGAGCCCATGCTGAAAGAGCTGGGTTTGCTAGGCCTGCTCAACGACGTGGAAAACCCGCTGGTGCCGGTGCTGGCCGACATCGAGCACGAGGGCGTGCGCATCGACTCGAACGCGATGGGCGAGTACTCGGCCGAGCTGCAAGGGTATATCTCGGAGCTGGAAACGCAGATTTTCCAGGAAGCTGGCGAGGCCTTCAACATTGGCTCGCCCAAGCAGCTCGGCGAGGTGCTGTTTGACCGGCTGCAGATTGGCAAGGGCACCATTAAGAAAACCAAGACCGGGCAGTACGCCACCGGCGAGGAGATTTTGAGCCAGTTGGCGGCCGATAACCCCATTGCCGGCCTCATTCTGGAGCACCGCCAGCTCACCAAGCTGCGCTCGACCTACGTGGAGGCGCTGCCACAGCTGGTGTGCACCGATGGGCGCGTGCATACCACGTTCAATCAGGCAGTTACGGCCACCGGGCGCCTGTCTTCGACCAACCCGAACCTTCAGAATATTCCCATTCGCACCGAGAAGGGCCGTGAAATTCGCAAGGCCTTCGTGCCGCGCGATGCCGGCCACATTCTGCTGGCGGCCGACTACTCGCAGGTGGAGCTGCGCATCATGGCCGATTTCTCGGGCGATAAAACTATGATTGAAGCCTTCCGGCTCGGGCAGGATGTGCACACCAGCACGGCCAGTAAAGTGTTTAAAGTGCCGCTGAGCGAGGTGGATGGCGAGATGCGGCGCAAGGCCAAGACCGTGAATTTCGGCATTATCTACGGCATCTCGGCCTTCGGGCTGGCCCAGCGCATCGGCATCAGCCGCAAGGAAGCCACCGATATTATCGACACGTATTTCCAGGAGTTTCCGAGCGTGAAGCAGTTCATGGACGACAGCATCAACCGCGCCCGCGAGTTGGAATACGCAGAAACCCTGCTTAAGCGCCGCCGCTACCTGCGCGACATCAATTCGCGCAACGCCACGCTGCGCGGCTACACCGAGCGCAACGCCATCAACGCACCCATCCAGGGCACGGCCGCCGACATTATCAAGATGGCGATGATAAACATCCACGACTGGCTTAGGGAGGAGAAGCTGGGGACCAAGATGATATTGCAAGTACACGACGAACTCGTGTTCGATGCCGTGCGCGAGGAAGTGGACTACGTGACGCCCAAAATTCGCGAGCTGATGACCACCGCCCTGCTGCTGCCCCACGGCGTGCCGCTGGAAGTGGAAGTGGGCACCGGCGACAACTGGCTGAAGGCGCATTAG
- a CDS encoding Fic family protein, whose product MQTRKQAPMTPELLCQIQEQMTQGTLRDEAHAGHIRLTDSVEVRNEVAGEVVYVPPPAAQLPELLKAFCTFANEELVSNSTKAGLFIHPVVRACILHFLIGYIHPFIDDNGRTARAVFYWYLLRQCYWLVEYMSISRIIHELAIQYAKAYLHTENDANNLTYFINCQVKRLSQAFDSLQQYIGRKVAEKK is encoded by the coding sequence GTGCAAACACGTAAGCAAGCGCCAATGACTCCGGAACTGCTTTGCCAGATTCAGGAGCAGATGACGCAAGGTACCTTGCGCGATGAAGCACATGCCGGACATATCAGGCTTACTGATAGTGTAGAAGTGCGGAATGAAGTAGCGGGCGAGGTGGTGTACGTGCCGCCACCCGCCGCGCAGCTTCCCGAACTGCTGAAGGCTTTCTGCACGTTTGCCAATGAAGAATTAGTTAGTAACAGCACCAAGGCGGGGCTATTCATTCATCCCGTTGTGCGGGCCTGTATTTTACACTTTCTGATTGGCTACATTCATCCGTTCATTGATGATAATGGGCGAACGGCGCGGGCAGTATTCTACTGGTACTTGCTGCGGCAGTGTTATTGGCTGGTGGAGTATATGTCGATTTCTCGCATAATCCATGAGTTAGCTATTCAGTATGCCAAAGCTTATCTGCACACGGAAAATGATGCCAATAATTTGACGTATTTTATTAATTGCCAAGTAAAAAGATTAAGCCAGGCTTTTGATAGTCTTCAGCAATACATCGGGCGCAAGGTGGCCGAAAAGAAGTAA
- a CDS encoding TIGR00730 family Rossman fold protein, translated as MSKLKKTSKTKSSEETLNAGSGKTIVQPNVNDNKLTSITELRQQTGGVAKGAHDPDEQRIRKAFVDKDWNEIKIADSWQIFKVMAEFVEGFEKLSKIGPCVSIFGSARTKPDNQYYKLAEEIASKLVRHGYGVITGGGPGIMEAGNKGARAEGGKSVGLNIELPFEQTHNLYIDQDKCIDFDYFFVRKVMFVKYAQAFVGMPGGFGTIDELFEALTLIQTKKIGRFPIVLVGSAYWGGLFEWIKSVMLGAERNISPEDLDLVHIVDDASEAVKIIDDFYHKYLLSPNF; from the coding sequence ATGTCTAAACTCAAGAAAACCAGCAAAACCAAGTCTTCCGAAGAAACCCTGAACGCGGGCTCGGGCAAGACCATTGTGCAGCCCAACGTCAACGACAATAAACTTACTAGCATCACCGAGCTGCGCCAGCAAACCGGCGGCGTGGCCAAAGGTGCCCACGACCCCGACGAGCAGCGCATCCGCAAAGCCTTCGTGGATAAAGACTGGAACGAGATTAAGATTGCAGATAGCTGGCAGATTTTCAAGGTGATGGCTGAGTTTGTGGAAGGCTTCGAGAAGCTCTCCAAAATCGGCCCCTGCGTAAGTATCTTCGGCTCGGCCCGCACCAAGCCCGATAATCAATACTATAAGCTAGCCGAGGAAATCGCCTCCAAGCTGGTGCGCCACGGCTACGGCGTCATCACGGGCGGCGGCCCCGGCATTATGGAAGCCGGCAACAAAGGCGCCCGCGCCGAGGGCGGTAAGTCGGTGGGCCTCAACATTGAGCTGCCTTTTGAACAGACCCATAACCTCTACATCGACCAGGATAAGTGCATCGACTTCGATTACTTTTTCGTGCGCAAGGTGATGTTTGTGAAGTACGCGCAGGCCTTCGTGGGCATGCCCGGCGGTTTCGGCACCATCGACGAGTTGTTTGAGGCCCTGACGCTGATTCAAACCAAAAAAATCGGCCGCTTTCCCATTGTGCTGGTAGGCTCGGCCTACTGGGGCGGCCTCTTTGAGTGGATTAAAAGCGTGATGCTGGGCGCCGAGCGCAATATTTCGCCCGAAGACCTAGACCTCGTGCACATCGTGGACGACGCCAGCGAAGCGGTGAAAATCATCGACGACTTCTACCACAAGTACTTGCTGTCGCCGAATTTCTAG